DNA from Kryptolebias marmoratus isolate JLee-2015 linkage group LG15, ASM164957v2, whole genome shotgun sequence:
GTGTGCACCAAGCACACGGGAAAGAGTAGTGTGTACATGAGAAACTAATCCATAAGTTTCACATGGGCACAACAATTCTAGTGTTCACCCGGGAATATCTTGTGAGCAACATCAAAGTATCTGATGCACAAAATCCGTTGTTCCACACAAGAAAATACTGACTATGATTtagtgtgttttcagtttggaaagTGAAATACGATTCGATTAAGCTATATTTTGATCTcaaaacacttttgaaatgttttttttactatagtTATATAATTTCCCTCAATCTGCATTGAGTTTTTTGatgacattatttaaaatattttgtgttttcaggaaaaCTAATATATATAGTCGTCTGCTGTCATTTTGGCTCATTAGGCTAGAGAAACTATCTGGCGCAAAAATGTTTGCCATGCACACCAGATAGTTTCTTATGTGCACAAATAACCTATTTTACATACTTTTCACCAATGTCTCCTTTAAATTTTGTACAATGCAACCATCATAGTgatggctttatttttttaataattacctatgaaaatatataaagacTGTTCTCTTTGCATTTAGAGTGGTAATTTTAGTcctaaaaacatatatattttttgacgTTGTTGATAAGAACCTCTGTGTAAAAACTTTtcacaataatttaaatttaaatttgttccaGGTATTTAGAGTTTGGATTAATCCTGAGTTTACAACTCTATTTTGGGAAATACAGCTTTCTTTTCAACATGATATGATTCTTCATGTATACATTAAAGTATGACGTTTCATAAAATctgtattataaaaaaaaattgaatgtgAGCAGGTTGGTAAAAGAAGACTTTAATTTATTATGAAATTTACACACTCTTTTACTTGTATCTCACCTTCATTgctaaacttgttttttgtcttactCTGGTGtaatattttaatgtgaaatagACAAAAGAAATCAGTTTTGATGTGTTGATTCATAAACAGACTGTGATTGTTTTGCAGGAGCAGAAATGGCGGCTGCAGacatcttttctttcattttgtggaCGTCCACCATTGTCTCTGCTGGACTCTGCTGCCCGGAGCTCTGTACCTGCTCTGATAAACACGGTCGGCATTTTGCTGAATGCTCCTACAAACATCTAAGTGAAATCCCTTCCGGTTTACCTCCCAATGTTACGACCATCAGTCTGTCCTCTAACCGGATCGGTTCGATACCACTGGGCAGCTTTGATAATGTGACCCAGGTGACGTCTCTGTGGATGGCCTACAATGAGATTGTCTCCATCGAACAAGGAAGTCTTGTACCTTTGGTTCATCTGCGCAATTTTGACATCAGCCACAATGGGATTGTTGACTTCCCTTGGGAGGATCTGCAGAAGCTCCCAGCTTTGCAGCTCCTGAGGTTGAACCACAACAAGATGTCCAACTTGCCGAGAGACGCCTTCTCCAACCTCACAGACCTGAAGTCCCTTCGACTCAACAATAATAAGTTTGTAACTTTAGCTGAAGGAACGTTCGATGGTTTGGTGTCTTTGTCCTATTTGCAGATTTATAACAATCCTTTTGCGTGTACCTGTTCCTTGGACTGGCTCAGAGACTGGATTTTAACAACCATCATCTCGGTTCCGGATCAAAATTCGATCAACTGTGCAACTCCCGAGGAGCTTAAAGGTGAGCTAATTGTGAAACTGCCCGAGTCAAAGTGCACAAGCCCAAATGTGACAATATGGACAGAGCCAAATATTCATTCCTCAAGTTTCTATGAGGGCAGTAAGCTGGTCCTGACTTGCGAGTTTAAAGGAAACCCAAAGCCACAGGTGCTGTGGAACATTCACAACAGAAGCCAAAAGCAGGAGGTGGTTTTGTCCCTCAGTGAGGAGACCTCTGCAGAATCTAATGAGGACTCTGAAAACTCTGCTAGAGTCTTCAATAACGGGACTCTTCTTATTTCGGACCTCAAACAAGAAGATGCGGGAAACTACAGCTGCTCTGCCACAAACGAGTTCGGTAGAGCTCaggattttgtgtttgtgaaagtgATAGAACGTCCAAAACCAACACCCATAAGACCACTGATCACAGTACTAACTTTCACTAAAACAAACCCATctagacacaaacaaacagacaaaatggcCCCCTTTGATTCTAAATTAAAGGAAATAGACACTATGATGGACATGACCACCTTAGCTCCAACTGCAGAAAGCGTCACCTCCAAATCTTATGAAGAAATAAGATTTCTGCCCCAATCCAGTAAATGTGGCCTGACAGCGAACACCAAGAACATCTCCAGCCATGTCCTGAACGGGAGCCTGGAGGATGTAAAGCAGTACACATTTGACTTCGGTGTTATAGCTTTAGGTGTGTCAGAAACAGAAGCAACAGTGCGTCTCAATCCTCTCCTCATACCCAAAGGCAGGAGCGCCAGCCGAGCCACCGCTGCCACATCCAAGAACTTCCAGTCCGACGGCGAGGAGAACTTTGACTTCCCAGATGTCTTCAATGACGTTCATTCAAACGGTTTGTATCTGTGCATTGCTTCAAAAGGCAAACACTCTGCCGTGCAGTGGTCCCGAATCAAGGAAGGCGTCAACACGTATCAGTTCAGCGGTTTACGACCTGGCACCAACTACTCCCTGTGTCTGACCTACAGAGGGGAAGACTGCAAGGTCCAGGTCCTGTTTGCTACCAGAAGGAGCGTCCCAAACCTGCTAATCATCATCTCAGTTAGCATCTGCCTCCTCACTGTGTCCACCGTGCCTCTGCTCGGCGCGACATGCTTCCACCTGGTCTACAAATACAGAAGCAAGACCTACAAGCTGATCCTGAAGGCCAAAGACCAGTACCACGCAGAGAGAACCCTGAACTTAAACATGCCGCCGCGCACCGAGTCTCAGAAGAAGATCgacgaggagacagagagcgCAGATGATGGGGAGAAAGAGGCAGACACAGAGGAGAGTGTTGTGACGGAGTCTTTCTCTTTGTCTCACTGCAGAGGAAACACAGATGACTGTGAGGTGGGGTCTGAGTACAGCGACAGGTTGCCTTTAGGAGCTGAAGCTGTGAATATTACCAGCAACTACAGATATCCTAATGACTAATCTGCAGATCTGTTTGGGTTCAAAACCTTCATGTTGTCCGTTTGTGCCAATTCGCCCAGAGATGATATTAATTGATTACTTCAAAACAGAACTCAAGCTGTAAGAGTGACAGGGAGGAGAACCAGCCACCATGTTCTGGACACTGCAGAGGAAAGTGTCTGCTTTAGGCCCAAACCTTTCTGTGAAACTAGCaactaaatgtcaaaaatacaGTAGAAATATAGTAAGCTTTTAGAGTAGACAAAGTGGCTCAACGTGAAAGCAGTTGCTATATATGCACtttctttttaactaaaaactattgtttttattttgggaaatacattgatttgcttttttatgtcagtttgaTAAGctaattttatgttgagaaatgacagagttatatctaacaaaaaagattttctgtcaTCGGCACCCTGAAGGGATTTTCTAGGCTTATTTGTGTGTCCTATCAGTTTGGAGAGTGAGCGCTCTTCTGTGTTGTGCAGGGACCCCCGCTGCTGAAGGTGTTGCACCAAAagctatttattttatatagtttCAGATATAGGCAGCCTTTGTGTCACACACAGTTGtggaagaagaagatggagggaggcagaggataGGCTTACCTATGACTTgcagtcaggaaaaaaacagatcttcaactgtcattttatatttttacaaatggtaaatggactgtacttatatagcacctttcaagCTAACCAGGATACTCTaagccaggggtgtcaaacccagtgacgtaagggggccaaaattaaaaatttggtcctagccaagggccaatcatgatcaatatttattaaaatttacataaattaaccttggttttagatgtattatgtcaaatcattcatatagaaatatcaatgacctttacagattatacagaatttagagcaagcatactttaatgaacacagacaaatagatcaaacttcaaaaagcacatcattagcagtcattttttatgcctcactcagcttttaaattaattttttaacattaaaacagatttttttttaaaaagccatcaacaaaaacctgatcatacagacattaaaactatatattgttggcttctaagtcactgtcaagagaaaacttcactaattaggctcagtttttttaaagcaaaataagaatcagagacttgatctgtcccagactagagggccggacctgatgaaatctaaatattatcttgggggccggatgaaatgttacagagggccgaaactggcccgcgggccttaaGTTTGACGTGTGTGCTctaagcgctttacaacacaatcttcCCTCATTTACCCACATACATTTGTACAGCACTCTACAAAGCCAATCCAAATAAATCAGTCTATAGAGtctaattagttttttaaactcCACTCATACACTAATGGGGctcatcagaggcaatgaggggttcagtgtcatGCCCGGGGACACGtcaacatgtgactcctgccaggaatcaaacctccaactctctcattggagaacaactgctctaaccactgagtcacagccaccccacaaaaacacaaaaaaatgtatgttttttttctcaatagcttCCATGTCTTTGGAGcaaggtgataaaaaaaaaatattgttgaaCTGTTTCATTaggtgtttttgtcttattagtTTAGTCTAATGGAACAATTCCACATTAATGACTGAAGAGTAAAAATACTTGCAACAATTTTCATCTTTCAACAAATAGGTTGACACATTTAAAACGTGCTGCAAAGTGATAAAGGAAGATGTCAGCTACATGTAGTGAACAGTAAATATTGTCAATGTGCGAAACATTAGCAGTTCAGTAAAAGCTTACATGTTTTAACTGTTTCAAAGAGTTGGACAGAAACCAGCTGTTTGTCTAAATGTGAACATTTCCCGTGAGCATAACTGTGGTCACTTCAGAGTAAAGTGTAACTATAACCTAATGTGGTGGTAAAATGTGGTCAGTATTATCTACCTGACATGTCCTGAGTCCATCTCAGGTCATGTTTCCACCATGTAGAACCTGCATGCTGCTCGTCGATGTAAGCTGCAGTATGTTGTGTCTTCAATACTCAAAAATACCTTGGAGTCAgtgcttcctgtctgttttacaCCCTTagtatgttttaattatttctctTGTAACCCTATGTGCctcaataaagtttaaactcaACTCGTGAGGTGATTAGTCCTGTCTTTTCTTTCCCAAAACGTATCA
Protein-coding regions in this window:
- the LOC108242102 gene encoding immunoglobulin superfamily containing leucine-rich repeat protein 2; amino-acid sequence: MAAADIFSFILWTSTIVSAGLCCPELCTCSDKHGRHFAECSYKHLSEIPSGLPPNVTTISLSSNRIGSIPLGSFDNVTQVTSLWMAYNEIVSIEQGSLVPLVHLRNFDISHNGIVDFPWEDLQKLPALQLLRLNHNKMSNLPRDAFSNLTDLKSLRLNNNKFVTLAEGTFDGLVSLSYLQIYNNPFACTCSLDWLRDWILTTIISVPDQNSINCATPEELKGELIVKLPESKCTSPNVTIWTEPNIHSSSFYEGSKLVLTCEFKGNPKPQVLWNIHNRSQKQEVVLSLSEETSAESNEDSENSARVFNNGTLLISDLKQEDAGNYSCSATNEFGRAQDFVFVKVIERPKPTPIRPLITVLTFTKTNPSRHKQTDKMAPFDSKLKEIDTMMDMTTLAPTAESVTSKSYEEIRFLPQSSKCGLTANTKNISSHVLNGSLEDVKQYTFDFGVIALGVSETEATVRLNPLLIPKGRSASRATAATSKNFQSDGEENFDFPDVFNDVHSNGLYLCIASKGKHSAVQWSRIKEGVNTYQFSGLRPGTNYSLCLTYRGEDCKVQVLFATRRSVPNLLIIISVSICLLTVSTVPLLGATCFHLVYKYRSKTYKLILKAKDQYHAERTLNLNMPPRTESQKKIDEETESADDGEKEADTEESVVTESFSLSHCRGNTDDCEVGSEYSDRLPLGAEAVNITSNYRYPND